The following proteins are encoded in a genomic region of Thiomonas sp. X19:
- the mog gene encoding molybdopterin adenylyltransferase: MNPTTSEIQSAALDGLHIGLVSVSDRASSGVYLDQGLPALREWLGRALRNPVHYTERLIPDERAEISQALRELVDDLGCHLVLTTGGTGPAVRDVTPEATMDVADKLMPGFGEEMRRISLNFVPTAILSRQVAVIRKTCLILNLPGQPKSIRETLEGLRNAEGAVTVRGVFAAVPYCVDLIGGPYLECDPAVCDAFRPKSAQRPKG; this comes from the coding sequence ATGAACCCGACGACCTCTGAGATCCAGTCCGCAGCCCTCGACGGCCTGCACATCGGCCTGGTTTCCGTCAGCGACCGTGCTTCCAGCGGCGTGTACCTCGACCAAGGCCTGCCGGCCCTGCGCGAATGGCTGGGCCGCGCCTTGCGCAACCCGGTGCATTACACCGAACGGCTGATTCCCGACGAGCGCGCAGAAATCTCCCAAGCCTTGCGCGAACTGGTGGACGACCTTGGCTGCCATCTGGTGCTGACCACCGGCGGCACGGGTCCGGCTGTGCGCGACGTCACGCCGGAGGCCACCATGGATGTCGCCGACAAACTCATGCCAGGCTTTGGCGAGGAAATGCGGCGCATCAGCCTGAACTTCGTCCCGACGGCGATTTTGTCGCGCCAGGTCGCGGTCATTCGCAAAACCTGCCTGATTCTCAACCTGCCAGGCCAGCCGAAGTCCATCCGCGAGACCCTCGAAGGACTGCGCAATGCCGAAGGGGCCGTGACGGTTCGCGGCGTGTTTGCCGCAGTGCCCTACTGCGTCGACCTGATCGGTGGGCCGTATCTGGAATGCGATCCGGCCGTGTGCGACGCCTTCCGCCCGAAATCTGCTCAGCGGCCCAAAGGCTGA
- a CDS encoding Arm DNA-binding domain-containing protein — MALALAQIKAAKSSDKPMKLSDEHGMYLFVNQSGKYWRFDYRFGGKRKTMSIGVFPAVGLAQARRLSDFAVFRMKTLSETIAAAQPRARADEPLRPC; from the coding sequence ATGGCACTCGCACTTGCTCAGATCAAAGCCGCGAAATCATCGGACAAGCCCATGAAGTTGTCCGATGAGCATGGCATGTATCTGTTCGTGAACCAATCCGGCAAATACTGGCGCTTCGACTATCGGTTCGGGGGTAAGCGCAAGACGATGTCCATCGGCGTATTCCCAGCCGTTGGCTTGGCGCAAGCTAGGAGACTGTCGGACTTTGCGGTCTTCCGGATGAAGACGCTATCCGAGACAATTGCTGCTGCACAACCGAGAGCCCGAGCCGATGAGCCGCTTCGTCCCTGTTGA
- a CDS encoding bifunctional (p)ppGpp synthetase/guanosine-3',5'-bis(diphosphate) 3'-pyrophosphohydrolase has product MLPDLPLEPVPPGTPGSRVADAAPELQTKARAFASALLGGVEMETGEPVLLHADGACRILSAIGADAQSQAAAYLSQAATQLAKPEEQLTKAFGRELAVLAMESRKLVDVFRVARGVSEQETAQEAAHHQELMRRLLLAFSQDLRVVMLRLASRLQSLRYYAGCDRQPTTEFTQESLEVYAPLANRLGLWSLKWEIEDLAFRFAQPQAYARIARWLEQHGAQREALIAEAGQQLRLALAEQGHRAQISGRSKHIYSIWRKMQGKSLGIDEVMDLLALRIIVPSVDACYAALSTVHSLWTPVDTEYDDYIAKPKPNGYQSLHTVVHGPGNAPIEIQIRTQEMHDHAEQGFAAHWAYKEAGVQGYRGVLAASEYDAKIALARQLLSLQRELVERGMPVHTDPSSSSAAKLFDDRIYVLTPQARIVELASGSTPVDFAYAVHTDMGHRCRGARVDGALVPLTTPLRSGQTVDIVVAKQGGPSRDWLNPELGFLQTQRARAKVRAWFNAQVIEQTLTSGRAQVEKLLQREGKTGVNLQELAAGLGFRSPEQLFERVGSDALSLRQIETHLRGQDASHPTEAGIDLPLKPPKPQQHAGVLVVGVDALLTQLAKCCKPAPPDAICGFVTRGRGVSVHRVDCPNARNLTRQHPERVIPVTWGVRSNTVYPVDLIVEASDRQGLLRDISEVFSKEKINVIGVQTQSRGDVAHMLFTVELLGLEGLQHALGMLRDVKGVRRAARR; this is encoded by the coding sequence ATGTTGCCTGACTTGCCCCTTGAGCCAGTGCCGCCGGGTACGCCTGGCTCACGTGTCGCTGACGCTGCCCCCGAACTGCAAACCAAAGCGCGGGCGTTCGCATCGGCCTTGCTGGGTGGCGTGGAGATGGAAACCGGCGAGCCAGTCTTGCTGCATGCGGATGGCGCCTGCCGCATTCTGAGCGCCATCGGCGCCGACGCCCAGTCCCAAGCTGCCGCCTATCTCAGCCAGGCGGCCACGCAACTCGCCAAGCCCGAAGAGCAATTGACCAAGGCCTTCGGCCGCGAACTCGCCGTGTTGGCGATGGAAAGCCGCAAACTGGTCGATGTGTTCCGCGTGGCCCGTGGCGTGTCGGAGCAGGAAACCGCGCAAGAGGCGGCGCATCACCAGGAGTTGATGCGCCGCCTCTTGCTCGCTTTCTCGCAGGACTTGCGCGTGGTCATGCTGCGCCTGGCGTCTCGCTTGCAATCGCTGCGCTACTACGCCGGTTGTGACCGACAGCCGACCACCGAATTCACCCAGGAGTCCCTGGAGGTCTATGCGCCGCTGGCCAACCGGCTGGGTCTGTGGTCGCTCAAGTGGGAAATTGAAGACCTCGCTTTTCGCTTCGCCCAGCCGCAGGCCTATGCCCGCATTGCGCGCTGGCTCGAACAACATGGGGCACAGCGCGAAGCCCTCATCGCCGAAGCGGGGCAGCAATTGCGCCTCGCGCTGGCCGAACAGGGCCACCGTGCCCAGATCAGCGGGCGCAGCAAACACATCTACAGCATCTGGCGCAAGATGCAAGGCAAGTCGCTCGGGATCGATGAGGTGATGGATCTGCTTGCGCTTCGCATCATCGTGCCATCGGTCGATGCCTGCTATGCCGCGCTCAGCACGGTGCACTCGCTCTGGACACCGGTCGACACCGAGTACGACGACTACATCGCCAAGCCCAAACCCAACGGCTACCAATCGCTGCACACCGTGGTTCATGGCCCTGGAAACGCGCCCATCGAAATCCAGATCCGTACCCAGGAGATGCATGACCATGCCGAGCAAGGGTTTGCCGCGCACTGGGCCTACAAGGAAGCCGGCGTGCAGGGCTATCGAGGTGTTTTGGCCGCCTCGGAATACGACGCCAAGATTGCCTTGGCGCGTCAACTGCTATCGCTGCAGCGGGAACTGGTTGAGCGCGGCATGCCAGTGCACACAGATCCATCGAGCAGCAGCGCCGCCAAGTTGTTCGACGACCGCATCTACGTGCTCACGCCCCAGGCTCGCATCGTCGAACTGGCCAGCGGATCAACTCCGGTGGACTTCGCCTACGCCGTGCACACCGACATGGGGCACCGCTGCCGCGGTGCTCGCGTGGATGGTGCGCTCGTCCCTCTGACCACGCCCTTGCGCAGCGGGCAGACGGTGGATATTGTCGTCGCCAAACAAGGCGGCCCCTCGCGTGACTGGCTCAACCCCGAACTCGGTTTTCTGCAAACCCAGCGTGCGCGAGCCAAGGTTCGTGCCTGGTTCAACGCCCAGGTCATCGAGCAAACGTTGACCAGCGGCCGTGCGCAGGTCGAAAAGCTGCTGCAGCGCGAGGGCAAGACCGGCGTGAACTTGCAGGAACTGGCCGCCGGACTCGGATTTCGTAGCCCCGAACAACTGTTCGAGCGCGTGGGTAGCGATGCCTTGTCCCTGCGTCAGATTGAAACCCATCTGCGCGGACAGGACGCAAGCCATCCGACCGAAGCCGGCATCGACCTTCCGCTCAAGCCACCCAAGCCCCAGCAACATGCGGGCGTGCTGGTGGTCGGCGTCGATGCCTTGCTCACGCAACTCGCCAAATGCTGCAAACCAGCCCCGCCCGATGCCATCTGCGGCTTCGTCACGCGCGGGCGCGGCGTCTCGGTGCATCGGGTCGATTGCCCGAATGCACGCAACCTCACCCGCCAGCATCCTGAGCGCGTCATTCCCGTCACCTGGGGCGTGCGCAGCAATACCGTCTATCCAGTCGACCTGATCGTCGAGGCCTCGGATCGGCAGGGCCTGCTGCGCGACATTTCCGAAGTGTTTTCGAAAGAAAAAATCAACGTCATCGGTGTGCAGACCCAGAGCCGCGGCGATGTTGCGCACATGTTGTTTACCGTGGAGTTGCTTGGACTGGAGGGTTTGCAACATGCCCTGGGCATGTTGCGCGACGTCAAAGGCGTGCGCAGAGCGGCACGACGTTGA
- a CDS encoding extracellular solute-binding protein, which translates to MHKSKQLNKSLVALLLGALALGTAAQASATTLSVLAAGTLGKTFREAAKGFEKSHPGVTVEPQFGGSVKMVKMVTQLHTPADVVAVADYSVIPKYMYAKGDQAATADWSIGFLRNAITFVYTPKSKGAGKINASNWYQILSQPGVQIGRSNPNTDPSGYQTLQMLDLASSYYHDPQLEQKVLANAPTTNMRDTETDLIAALQLGQIDYLAIYQSDALQHHLESIRLPAQINLSDPKYAADYAKSTAETANGALPGRPIVYALTIPTGAPHPKLAAEFIAYLLGPQGQKLIAQNGFTPVHPAYAQYAAKMPASLRKMTVAWPGQ; encoded by the coding sequence ATGCACAAATCCAAGCAGTTGAACAAATCCCTCGTCGCACTTTTACTCGGCGCCTTGGCGCTGGGAACGGCTGCCCAAGCCAGTGCAACCACCCTCAGCGTGCTTGCAGCCGGAACCCTGGGGAAGACCTTCAGAGAGGCGGCGAAAGGCTTCGAGAAGTCACACCCCGGCGTGACCGTGGAGCCTCAATTCGGCGGTAGCGTGAAAATGGTCAAAATGGTGACCCAGTTGCACACCCCGGCGGATGTCGTGGCCGTGGCCGACTACTCGGTCATCCCCAAATACATGTACGCCAAGGGCGACCAGGCCGCGACTGCGGACTGGTCGATCGGCTTTCTGCGCAACGCCATCACCTTCGTCTACACGCCAAAAAGCAAGGGTGCCGGCAAGATCAACGCCAGCAATTGGTATCAGATCTTGAGTCAGCCCGGCGTGCAGATCGGCCGCTCCAACCCGAACACCGATCCTTCCGGCTACCAGACCCTGCAAATGCTCGATCTGGCTTCGAGCTACTACCACGATCCGCAACTCGAGCAGAAGGTGCTGGCGAACGCGCCCACAACCAATATGCGCGATACCGAGACCGACCTGATCGCCGCACTGCAACTCGGCCAGATCGACTACCTCGCCATCTACCAGTCGGACGCGCTGCAGCATCACCTGGAGTCGATCCGGTTGCCCGCGCAGATCAACCTGAGCGATCCGAAGTACGCCGCGGACTACGCCAAGAGCACGGCCGAAACGGCGAACGGCGCATTGCCCGGCAGGCCCATTGTCTATGCGCTGACGATTCCAACCGGAGCCCCTCACCCCAAACTGGCTGCCGAGTTCATTGCCTATCTGCTCGGCCCGCAAGGCCAGAAGTTGATTGCGCAAAATGGCTTCACGCCGGTGCACCCAGCCTATGCGCAATACGCCGCCAAAATGCCCGCATCCTTGCGCAAAATGACGGTTGCATGGCCCGGGCAGTGA
- the pmbA gene encoding metalloprotease PmbA: MGQFSFSKSQFQDLAALALAEARSAGASDAAVEVSEGQGLSVNVRRGKVEQVEHNTDKGLDITVYAGRRKGHASTSDFSPAAIRRTALAAFDIARYTAEDDCAGLPEPELLAKAVRDPQLDHPWDISVEDAAELARRSEDAAFATDGRIRNSEGASVSAQHMHFVLANSRGFSNGYATTRHSLSCAPIAGRGNDMQRDHWYSSKRRASELASPEVVGRYAAERALSRLRARKLPTGQYPVLFEAPIAAGLIGSLVHAASGGMLYRKASFLVDHLGKTVMAKHLDLAEDPKVVDGMGTAPFDDEGVRTSARCVVKAGRLEGYFLSTYSGRKLGMPTTGNAGGPHNLMLTSRLTLPDDDLAAMLRKMHRGLLVIELMGHGVNYVTGDYSRGVMGFWVDGGVIQYPVQEITIAGNLRDMLLGIAAVGADVYQSGSRSTGSILLDAMTVAGS, translated from the coding sequence GTGGGCCAATTTTCCTTTTCCAAATCTCAATTTCAAGACTTGGCGGCGTTGGCGTTGGCCGAGGCTCGCAGCGCCGGCGCCAGCGACGCGGCGGTCGAGGTGTCCGAAGGCCAGGGCTTGAGTGTGAATGTGCGCCGTGGCAAGGTGGAGCAGGTTGAGCACAACACCGACAAGGGGCTCGACATCACGGTTTACGCAGGCCGGCGCAAGGGGCATGCGAGTACCTCGGACTTTTCCCCTGCAGCGATACGCCGTACGGCACTTGCCGCTTTCGACATTGCGCGCTACACCGCCGAAGACGATTGCGCTGGTCTGCCCGAGCCCGAGTTGCTGGCGAAGGCAGTACGCGACCCGCAGCTCGACCACCCTTGGGATATCTCGGTGGAAGACGCTGCCGAACTGGCACGCCGCTCCGAGGACGCAGCATTCGCCACCGATGGCCGCATCCGCAACAGCGAGGGAGCCAGCGTCTCGGCCCAGCACATGCATTTCGTGCTCGCCAACTCGCGCGGCTTCTCCAATGGCTATGCCACCACGCGTCACAGCCTGTCTTGCGCGCCCATCGCCGGACGGGGCAACGATATGCAGCGCGACCACTGGTACAGCAGCAAGCGCCGGGCGTCGGAGTTGGCATCGCCCGAAGTGGTGGGCCGTTACGCCGCCGAGCGCGCGCTGTCGCGTTTGCGCGCCCGCAAACTGCCAACCGGGCAGTATCCGGTGTTGTTCGAGGCGCCCATCGCCGCAGGGCTCATCGGCTCGCTGGTGCATGCGGCAAGCGGTGGCATGCTGTACCGCAAGGCCTCATTTCTGGTCGACCATCTCGGCAAGACGGTGATGGCCAAGCACCTTGACCTGGCCGAGGATCCCAAGGTTGTGGACGGCATGGGCACCGCGCCATTCGACGACGAGGGTGTACGCACAAGTGCCCGCTGCGTGGTGAAAGCCGGGCGGCTGGAAGGCTATTTTCTTTCCACCTATTCCGGGCGCAAACTCGGCATGCCGACCACGGGCAATGCAGGCGGTCCGCACAACCTGATGCTCACCAGCCGGCTGACCCTGCCTGATGACGATCTGGCGGCCATGTTGCGCAAGATGCATCGCGGCCTCTTGGTCATCGAACTCATGGGCCATGGCGTGAATTACGTGACCGGCGACTATTCCCGTGGCGTCATGGGTTTCTGGGTGGATGGCGGCGTCATTCAGTATCCCGTGCAGGAAATCACCATCGCCGGGAACTTGCGCGACATGCTCCTGGGCATTGCAGCCGTGGGAGCTGACGTCTATCAAAGCGGCAGCAGATCGACGGGCTCCATTCTTCTGGATGCCATGACTGTGGCCGGCAGCTGA
- a CDS encoding ABC transporter permease, translating to MKSRRGLMFWIFWLSGCLVLTFISLPLLALLLRPTLGQLRDAAMHAGIRDSFLLSLEGAALATSLSMLFGLPLAYVLARQRFRGKAVVEAMVDLPLTIPHTIAGIALLLVFSRNGWLGPAAASIGLTFWGTFAGVVLAMAYVGLPYAVNAARVGFEAVDLRIEKAARSLGAGPWATFYRVSMPLAWRGVMTGLTLCFARAIGEFAAVVLLAYYPMTAPVKIYDLFLQVGLNESVAASVLFLVIVLGLFWALRLLAYGRHSDRRVEPAAAR from the coding sequence ATGAAATCGCGCCGCGGATTGATGTTCTGGATTTTCTGGCTCTCGGGCTGCCTGGTCCTGACCTTCATCTCGTTGCCACTGCTGGCGCTGCTCCTGCGGCCAACGCTCGGGCAACTGCGCGACGCCGCCATGCACGCCGGCATTCGCGATTCGTTTTTGCTGAGTCTAGAAGGCGCGGCGCTGGCAACATCCCTCTCCATGCTGTTCGGCTTGCCGCTTGCATATGTGCTGGCTCGCCAGCGCTTTCGCGGCAAAGCGGTGGTCGAAGCCATGGTCGATTTGCCGCTCACCATTCCCCACACCATTGCCGGAATCGCCTTGCTCCTGGTGTTTTCGCGCAATGGCTGGCTCGGCCCCGCCGCCGCCAGCATTGGCCTGACGTTCTGGGGCACGTTCGCCGGCGTGGTTCTGGCCATGGCTTATGTTGGCCTGCCCTACGCCGTGAACGCCGCGCGTGTCGGCTTCGAGGCGGTCGATCTGCGCATCGAGAAGGCGGCGCGCAGCCTGGGCGCGGGACCATGGGCCACGTTCTACCGTGTCAGCATGCCCCTGGCTTGGCGTGGTGTGATGACGGGGCTGACGCTCTGCTTTGCGCGTGCCATTGGCGAGTTTGCCGCCGTGGTTCTGCTCGCGTACTACCCGATGACGGCGCCCGTGAAAATCTACGACCTGTTCCTCCAGGTCGGCCTGAACGAATCGGTAGCTGCTTCGGTCCTGTTCCTCGTCATCGTGCTCGGCCTGTTCTGGGCTCTGCGTCTGCTGGCTTATGGACGCCACTCGGACCGCCGCGTCGAACCTGCTGCGGCGCGATGA
- the yjgA gene encoding ribosome biogenesis factor YjgA yields MKSPPFHHTTPHAADASSADDAGPSKSQLKREMQALQDLGERLAALPNHRIDLLDVPAALRDALRELSRIHAHEGRRRHAQYIGKLMRKVDPEPLRQALLDATGENREAVARMHLLEDWRTRLLQGDDALTAFMQEHPHADAQALRQLVRATRAEQAAGKPPRQYRALYQTLKTLLEPQDDEPDDL; encoded by the coding sequence ATGAAATCCCCGCCCTTCCATCACACCACCCCGCATGCTGCGGATGCTTCGTCGGCAGACGACGCAGGCCCCAGCAAGAGCCAGCTCAAACGCGAGATGCAGGCCTTGCAGGACTTGGGGGAGCGCCTGGCTGCCCTCCCCAATCACCGCATCGACCTGCTCGACGTACCCGCAGCGCTGCGCGACGCACTGCGTGAACTGTCGCGCATTCATGCCCATGAAGGACGCAGGCGGCATGCCCAGTACATTGGCAAACTGATGCGCAAGGTCGACCCGGAACCCCTGCGCCAGGCCTTGCTCGACGCAACGGGCGAGAACCGCGAGGCGGTGGCCCGCATGCACCTGCTCGAAGACTGGCGCACACGCCTGCTGCAGGGCGACGACGCGCTCACCGCCTTCATGCAGGAACACCCTCACGCCGACGCCCAGGCGCTGCGCCAACTGGTGCGCGCGACGCGCGCGGAACAAGCCGCAGGCAAACCGCCGCGCCAGTATCGGGCGCTCTATCAAACCCTCAAAACCCTGCTCGAGCCGCAAGACGATGAACCCGACGACCTCTGA
- a CDS encoding dihydrofolate reductase, producing MPIPQHQNAGPRVAIIAAVAHNQVIGRGHALIWHLPADLAHFKRVTLDHPILMGRKTWESIGRPLPGRRNVVISRDADFIAPGAETSTSLSDAMSICAEAPEVFIVGGAEIYAQAIPLAQQLWLTEIHAEPQGDVYFPAWNRDAFVEVSRDPHPAQGNLPAFDFVLYERKA from the coding sequence ATGCCAATCCCTCAACATCAAAACGCCGGGCCGCGCGTGGCCATCATTGCCGCAGTGGCCCATAACCAGGTCATTGGACGCGGTCACGCGCTCATCTGGCATCTGCCGGCCGACTTGGCGCATTTCAAGCGCGTCACCCTCGATCACCCCATCCTGATGGGGCGCAAGACCTGGGAATCCATCGGCAGGCCGCTCCCGGGAAGGCGCAATGTGGTCATCAGCCGCGATGCCGATTTCATCGCGCCTGGTGCTGAAACCTCGACCTCGCTGTCGGACGCCATGAGCATCTGCGCCGAAGCACCCGAAGTCTTCATCGTCGGCGGTGCCGAAATCTATGCCCAGGCCATCCCGCTGGCGCAGCAACTGTGGCTGACCGAGATTCACGCCGAGCCGCAGGGCGACGTGTATTTTCCGGCCTGGAACCGCGACGCCTTCGTCGAAGTCAGCCGCGATCCGCATCCCGCCCAGGGCAATCTCCCCGCGTTCGACTTCGTCCTTTACGAACGCAAAGCTTGA
- a CDS encoding thymidylate synthase, with protein sequence MTNPIIPSPYEDLLREVMRRGADKADRTGTGTRSLFGAQLRFDLRQGFPLVTTKKVHLKSIIVELLWFLRGDSNVRFLHEHGVTIWDEWADANGELGPVYGVQWRAWPAPDGRQIDQIAQLVEGLKRNPDSRRHLVSAWNVGQIGEMALPPCHLLFQFYVGPPGQAGDRPQLSCQLYQRSADLFLGVPFNIASYALLTHMVAQQCDMDVGDFIWTGGDCHIYHNHFEQVRLQLSRPPLPAPVLRMQRKPGSLFDYTLADFEVLDYRHHPAIKAPVAI encoded by the coding sequence ATGACAAATCCCATCATTCCCAGCCCCTATGAAGACTTGCTGCGCGAGGTGATGCGCCGCGGTGCCGACAAGGCCGACCGCACAGGAACTGGAACGCGCAGCCTGTTCGGTGCGCAACTGCGTTTCGATTTGCGCCAGGGGTTTCCGCTGGTGACGACCAAGAAAGTGCACCTCAAGAGCATCATCGTCGAGCTTCTCTGGTTTCTGCGTGGTGACAGCAACGTGCGTTTCTTGCATGAGCATGGCGTCACCATCTGGGACGAGTGGGCCGATGCCAACGGCGAACTTGGCCCGGTTTACGGCGTGCAGTGGCGCGCCTGGCCGGCGCCAGATGGGCGCCAGATCGATCAGATCGCCCAGCTCGTCGAGGGCCTGAAGCGCAATCCGGATTCGCGCCGTCATCTCGTCAGTGCGTGGAATGTCGGCCAAATTGGCGAGATGGCGCTGCCGCCCTGCCACCTGCTGTTCCAGTTCTATGTGGGCCCGCCGGGGCAAGCCGGTGACCGGCCGCAGCTCAGTTGCCAGCTCTACCAGCGCAGTGCCGATCTTTTCCTCGGCGTGCCGTTCAACATCGCCAGCTACGCGCTGCTCACGCATATGGTGGCGCAGCAATGCGACATGGATGTGGGCGATTTCATCTGGACCGGTGGCGATTGCCACATCTATCACAACCATTTCGAGCAAGTGCGCCTGCAGCTTTCGCGCCCGCCCCTCCCCGCGCCGGTGCTGCGCATGCAGCGCAAGCCCGGCAGCCTGTTCGACTACACCTTGGCAGACTTTGAGGTGCTGGATTACCGCCATCACCCAGCCATCAAGGCGCCGGTCGCGATCTGA
- a CDS encoding TRAP transporter substrate-binding protein: protein MERRSFVKHAGLAGILAAGTAPAAVMAQQTVRWRLASSFPNSLDTIFGAASIFSQKVKEATDGKFEISVHAGGELVPPFGVVDAVQQGTVECCHTAPYYFFGKDPTFALGCAVPFGMNSRQMTAWMYQGNGLKLMREFYAGYNIINFPMGNTGAQMGGWFRKPIKSLADMKGLKMRIGGFAGKVMERIGVIPQNIPGGDIYPSLEKGTIDAAEWIGPYDDLKLGFYKVAKNYLYPGWWEGGPELDLFVNTKAWNALPNDYKAAVELAASHAHVNMQAMYDARNPNALRELVGKGAKLQPFPKDVMESAYKAANELYAELSSSNANWKKVYTDWAKFRNDDILWFRIAENEFDRFMMTRKL from the coding sequence ATGGAACGTCGTTCATTCGTCAAACATGCTGGCCTGGCAGGCATTCTTGCCGCTGGCACGGCCCCGGCCGCCGTGATGGCGCAGCAAACCGTGCGCTGGCGCCTGGCTTCAAGCTTTCCCAATTCGCTCGACACGATTTTCGGTGCGGCCAGCATCTTCTCGCAGAAGGTGAAGGAAGCCACTGACGGCAAGTTTGAAATTTCGGTGCATGCCGGCGGTGAACTCGTTCCGCCCTTCGGCGTGGTCGATGCCGTGCAGCAGGGCACGGTTGAGTGCTGCCACACCGCGCCGTATTACTTTTTCGGCAAAGACCCGACCTTCGCGCTGGGTTGCGCCGTGCCCTTCGGCATGAATTCGCGCCAAATGACGGCCTGGATGTATCAGGGCAATGGTCTGAAGCTCATGCGCGAGTTCTACGCCGGTTACAACATCATCAACTTCCCCATGGGCAACACCGGCGCGCAAATGGGGGGCTGGTTCCGCAAGCCCATCAAGAGCCTGGCCGACATGAAAGGCTTGAAAATGCGCATCGGCGGCTTCGCCGGCAAGGTGATGGAGCGCATCGGCGTGATTCCGCAGAACATCCCTGGCGGCGATATCTACCCTTCGCTGGAAAAGGGAACCATCGATGCAGCGGAGTGGATCGGTCCTTATGACGACCTGAAACTGGGCTTCTACAAGGTCGCCAAGAACTACCTTTATCCCGGCTGGTGGGAAGGCGGTCCCGAGTTGGATCTGTTCGTCAACACCAAGGCCTGGAACGCGCTGCCCAACGACTACAAGGCTGCCGTCGAATTGGCGGCTTCACACGCTCATGTCAACATGCAAGCCATGTACGACGCGCGCAACCCCAATGCGCTGCGCGAACTGGTGGGCAAGGGGGCCAAACTGCAGCCTTTTCCCAAGGACGTGATGGAAAGCGCCTATAAGGCGGCCAATGAGCTGTATGCCGAGTTGTCGAGCAGCAATGCGAACTGGAAGAAGGTCTACACCGACTGGGCCAAGTTTCGCAACGACGACATTCTCTGGTTCCGTATTGCCGAGAATGAGTTCGACCGCTTCATGATGACGCGCAAGCTGTAA
- a CDS encoding alpha/beta fold hydrolase yields MTDPSQPRLDFVQCLHAGGLHRMAYWEWGAPDNPDVVVCVHGLSRQGRDFDQLARALQNRFRVICPDVVGRGKSDWLEQPMLYQLPQYVADMVTLLARLKARRVGWVGTSMGGLIGIGLAGLKRSPIDTFVLNDIGPSIAPGGLQRIGSYVGQPNAFATVADAATYLASISAGFGPHTDEEWLELSRPMVVPHEGGWRLHYDPGIRAPMAQSAPEAARAGEAALWALYDSIAAPTLVLRGADSDILARPTALAMTERGPKASLIELAGVGHAATLVHADQIAAVDAFLSRHLAAHVA; encoded by the coding sequence ATGACCGACCCAAGCCAGCCCAGGCTCGACTTCGTGCAATGCCTGCATGCCGGTGGCCTGCACCGCATGGCTTATTGGGAATGGGGCGCGCCCGACAACCCTGACGTGGTGGTCTGCGTGCATGGCCTCTCCCGGCAAGGACGCGATTTTGACCAACTCGCGCGGGCCTTGCAGAACCGCTTCCGGGTGATCTGCCCTGACGTGGTCGGTCGCGGCAAGTCGGACTGGCTGGAGCAGCCCATGCTCTACCAACTGCCGCAATACGTCGCCGACATGGTCACCCTGCTGGCGCGGTTGAAGGCGCGGCGCGTCGGCTGGGTGGGTACATCCATGGGAGGGCTCATCGGCATTGGGCTTGCCGGCCTGAAGCGCAGCCCGATCGACACATTTGTCCTCAATGACATCGGGCCGTCCATCGCGCCGGGTGGTTTGCAGCGCATTGGCAGCTACGTCGGCCAACCCAATGCGTTCGCCACCGTGGCCGACGCAGCCACCTATCTCGCGTCCATCTCCGCCGGCTTCGGCCCTCATACGGACGAGGAGTGGCTGGAACTCAGTCGTCCGATGGTCGTGCCGCACGAGGGCGGCTGGCGTCTGCACTACGACCCCGGCATTCGTGCCCCCATGGCGCAAAGCGCGCCTGAGGCCGCACGGGCTGGGGAAGCGGCACTCTGGGCCTTGTATGACAGCATCGCCGCGCCGACGCTGGTGTTGCGCGGGGCGGATTCCGATATCTTGGCCCGACCCACAGCGCTCGCCATGACCGAGCGCGGCCCGAAAGCCAGCCTCATCGAACTGGCTGGGGTGGGGCACGCGGCGACACTCGTCCACGCCGACCAGATTGCGGCCGTCGACGCCTTTCTCAGCCGACACCTGGCAGCCCATGTTGCCTGA